TTCGCGGCATAGCTCGTTGCAGTGCACACAGTGCGACCTCCATTGGTGTCCGACTCGATTGGTCCGGCCAATGACGAGGTGCGGCACGGATTCACGTCGACGTTAGGAGAGGTCGCAGGTACTCGATAGAGAACTCCGCCACTGTCGGGCGGGAATCGGGTGACCCCGGATCGTCGTTCGGAGCCTGCGGTCGCAGCAGAAAAGGAGTGTCGGTGGCGACCTCTAGGTTTGAGGTATGGCCACCACGACAGCCCCGACCACCGAGTCGCTGTCGGACGCCGTACGACGCCAGTCCATGGCCGAGGCCCACACCATCCAGGCGATGGTCGACTACCGCGACGCGGAGATGGCTCGTACTGCTCTGATCGAGTCGTCGTTGCGGCGCAAGATCGAACGCTCGGCGATCGCGTTGACGATCGGCGAGGCCACGGGGATGTCAGAGGCGCGGATCCAGCTGAGGCTGTCGATCGCCGACCGGGTCCGCGACAAGACACCGCAGGTGTGGGAAGCCTTCGTCGACGGAATCATCGACTTCTCCCGGGTGCGTGACATCAGCGCGACGATCGAGAAGCTGCACCGGGAGGAGTCCGTGGCCCGGCTCGAGAACCGTGTCGTCGGTTATGCGGCCGACCACACGGGCACCGAGCTGAGGCAGTGGCTGCGGCGCTTCGTCCAGCGGGTCGAGGCCGATCTGGCCGTCGAACGAGCCGACGCCGCACGCAAGGACCGACACGTGGCCGTGGCTCATGGGGATGACTCGATGTCGTGGCTGAACGCCTACCTGCCCTCGCACGAGGCCGCAGCGATCGAGGCCCGGCTGCGCAAGGAAGCCCGCAAGCCCGCCGACCCCGATGACGACCGCACCGTGGCCCAACGTGAGGCGGATCTGTTGGTCGGATGGTGCACCGATTCGGACGCCGCCACCAGCGCGATCGATGCGAACATCGCCGTCACCGTCGGGGCCGACGTGCTCGCCGGGGCGACTCCCGGTTTCGCCGAGTCCACGGACGGCTGCTGGGCCGTCCCCGCGCCGTGGCTGGCCGACGTGGTCGCCACCGGTGGGACGTTCTGGCATCGCATCGTCGTCGACCCGGTCAGCGACGACGTCCTGGCCCACGAGTACGTCGGCCGGTTCGCCCCCGACACCCTCGCTGTGGCGTTGCAGTTCCTCCACGGTGTCTGCCAAGCCCCCGGATGCATGGTGCCGGCCGAACGGTGCGACCTCGACCACCGCATCCCCCATCCCGCGGGTCCCACCACCGGCGACAACATGGGGCCCCTGTGTCGAAGACACCACAACCTCAAAGGCCACGGCCTGCTCCACTGGTCAACCAGCCCACCAGCCGAGCTGATCGTCATCGAGCTCTACCCACCGACGCCCGCCGTCGAGATGGAGTACGTCGCCGCCTGACCCGAACGGCTCAGCGCAGCGCGCCCCTCGTCACCCGGCGCACGCGAGCGTGAGCGATCGCCGCGCGGGCGGCGTTCATGCCCGGCGCGCCGTGCACCCCTCCCCCGGGGTGCGCCGACGCCGAGCCCAGGAAGAGGCCGCGAATGGGTGTCTCGGCCCGGCCCATGCCCGGCACCGGGCGGAAGATGAGCTCCTGGTGCAGCTGCGAGGTGCCACCGTTGATGGCGCCGCCGATGAGGTTGGCGTCGGCCCGCTCCAGCTCCTGCGGCCCCAGGACCCGCCGGCTGATGATCTTGCTGCCGAATCCGGGAGCCAGCCGCTCGATGCGGGCCTGCATGCGGTCCGCGAACCGTTCGCAGTCGTCGCGGTCCCACGTGCCCTTGATGCCGTCGCCACCGCCGTCGGCGACCGACTGCTGCGGGACGTGCGTGTACGCCCACAGCG
Above is a genomic segment from Aeromicrobium chenweiae containing:
- a CDS encoding HNH endonuclease signature motif containing protein; protein product: MATTTAPTTESLSDAVRRQSMAEAHTIQAMVDYRDAEMARTALIESSLRRKIERSAIALTIGEATGMSEARIQLRLSIADRVRDKTPQVWEAFVDGIIDFSRVRDISATIEKLHREESVARLENRVVGYAADHTGTELRQWLRRFVQRVEADLAVERADAARKDRHVAVAHGDDSMSWLNAYLPSHEAAAIEARLRKEARKPADPDDDRTVAQREADLLVGWCTDSDAATSAIDANIAVTVGADVLAGATPGFAESTDGCWAVPAPWLADVVATGGTFWHRIVVDPVSDDVLAHEYVGRFAPDTLAVALQFLHGVCQAPGCMVPAERCDLDHRIPHPAGPTTGDNMGPLCRRHHNLKGHGLLHWSTSPPAELIVIELYPPTPAVEMEYVAA